The window TGATACCCTCATCTTTTGTGAGGCCATTGGGGAACAGATTCAAATTTTGAGGGCTGTCCTGCTATGTTTTCAAGCCATCTCGGGATTAAAAGTGAACTTAAGTAAATCGGAGTTGGTACCGGTGGGAGATGTCCATAATATTCATCACTTGGCTGAATTCCTGGGGTGTAAAGTTGCATTTCTAcccataaaatatttgggactaCCTCTAGGTGCTTCTTTTAAGGCCAAACACGTGTGGGATGGGGTGATCGAGAAGATAGCAAGGAAGTTGGCAGCTTGGAAAAGGacttacttatcaaaagggggtaggattactcttataaagagtactctctctaatatCCCTACctactttctttctctattcCCCTTACCTGTTGGTGTCGCCAACCGTATCGAAAAAttgtatagagattttttaTGGGGAGGCCTGGGAGAGGAGACTAAAATTCCTTTAGtgagttggaaaaaaatttgCCGCCCACTTGCTAACGGAGGGCTGGGTATTCATAGGTTATGTAGCTTTAATAAGGCGTTGTTGGGGAAGTGGTTATGGAGATAccatggggaagaggaagctTTGTGGAAAGGGGTGATCGATTgcaagtatggtagtgattggggaggatggtgttccAAGGAGAGCAGGGCGTCATATGGAGTGAGcctatggaagtttattaggaaaggttggggtcGTTTCTGGAAACAAGTtaacttctcggttggtgatGGTTCAAAAATCAGGTTCTggtctgatgtttggtgtggggaCATTGAATTGTCTCGAGCATTTCCGGTTGTATTCAGATTGGCGACTAATAAGCAAGCTGCAGTTTCCGAGGTGATGGGTTTTTCCAATGGAGAGGTGCTTTGGGATGTAGGCTTATCCAGATCTGCccaggattgggaagtagagGAGGTTACTGACTTCTTTAGACAGTTGTACTCAATGGAGATAAGAAGACAGGGTAGGGACCAACTATGTTGGAGACAAACAGCCTCTAAAAAATTTACAGTGCGGTCATTTTATAAGGTGATACTAAATCAGCACCATACTGGTTTTCCTTGGAGGAGGATTTGGAAGGTCCATGTTCCATCAAAGGTggttttttttgtatggacatcAGCAATAGGGAATATTCAGACTATAGATAATCTGAGGAAGCGCGGAatgattgttttggattggtgctttatgtgcaagaaagaagcgGAATCAGTGAACCATTTATTACTCCATTGTGAAATGGCTAAAGTGCTGTGGGATGGTGTGTTTGGAAGGGTTGGGCTGTGTTGGGTTATGCCAGAAGCAGTGGCTGATTGTCTAGCAAGCTGGACCAACTTTCAACTTCATACTTGCTCTCAAGTGGCAGCTGCATGGAAATTGAtgcctttgtgtattatgtggtgcatttggttagagagaaatgagaggtgtTTTAATGACCGGGAACGCAATAGggatgcattttggaagttttttatgagtactttacttagctggttctctgctattgtactcaaGGGTGGGGCTGTAAACGTGTTCCTGTCTTCGTTATTTTAAAGATTTAgcatgtaattaggtgtttcttttgtatacttcctgtgtactcgggcttcgcctattacattgtgcctaatataattctaacttatcaaaaaaaaaacatacggttctcatctcatctcagtaTTCAAACACCATAAACAcatactttttcaatttcaaaattttaattttttcatctaatcattacaactttcacgaactaccaaacaaaatataaaaaataattcaactttttcaaattccaaaacaagaataatattataataatattttaactttataatattttattcaattttttctctttcattttccaaaaccctataaatatcttaattcaaaccctTTCActatattattcacaaatttatgCACCTATTCTTAAGTCCCAAAGCTGAGATGAAGTCCCTCTAGGTAACTTCTTTGCTATTCTATCTAACAAGTTACACCTTGATTGCTCTCTTGAACCATTTATGGAGGAAACAGATAAAGAGGGGGTCAAATGATTCGGACATGATTGAAGATTCCataaagaagaaaggaaaaagagtgaCCTGGGGGTTCACGGAAGTAATTCCcaaatccaaaactcaaataCTTTCCTGAATTAAAAAGTACACTTGGGcctcgtttgcattcaaaacctaCATCAACTCATCTAAACTTTGGGACTTAAGAATAGgtgcataaaatataataaataattcaacttttattttactattcacaaaccatctctacccatctcaactcatctctgaatccaaacctctcctattCGTTTGAAACATTTGGTGAAAGTTTACTAGTTATCTTTGATTGCCTTAATAGAATCAATGTTTCCTTTTAATATAGCGAGCTGGGTTTTTCCCATTTCTTCTCAATTGAAAGAGCATGGTGGTAAAACTTGTTTATTCTGGCCTGCCTTGTTTTTATCTctatgtttttttcctttctcatacATCTATAGTTTCTTATGCTTTTGACTTTTATATCTGTTCATATAGACTTCATGTAAATAGTTGTTTCTGAGGTTATACTGAATATTATATACTCTCAGTTTTCCCAAAAAAGACCTTCCAAACTTTACAAGCAAAAGTTTGAGGAGCCAAACATAAGAGTTAAAAGAGTCCAATTTGTACCACCATGCCACACGAAGAGAATAGGAGAGAAAAGGTGCTTATGGTCTTTGTTGGAATAGTATTGGGGTTTGGGATTTGTATGCTTTCTCAGTATCACTATTTTTTGTTAGTCAATTTCTTCTTGATCATCTTCATTAGTGGATGGAACTTTTTTTAGTGCCTtattctctgtttttttctcttttttcctttgtgatgataaaaaaatctctcatctgtttgtaattttgagattttccCTCATTGTTTTTGAGTTCTATCCACAAAGCCATATATAAAACAAGGAATTCCAGTATTAACACGTTGTTCTTTTAGTTTGAATGGGCCTGGCAACACCCAAATGAATCACTGGCTGTGAGGAAGGCAGCTGCGAGCTTTAAATCCTTATCTGGAATAGCTAATAAGATCAAACTGGCATACACAATGCTCACCCTCCCAGCCTGGCAAAGGTATCATCTTACGTTTCATTCAAGTTTATACACATGGATTATTATACTGCTACTAAGTTTTGCTGGTTAAAACTGATATTTTCCCTTTAATTCATGCATGATCAGCTTGAACATCactgtaaattatttttcaacgaAGTACACAAATCATTATGCTGGTTGCCCAAGCTTGCCTGAGCATATGAAGGTCCAAGTTCGCCCAATGGATGAGCTTCCTTGCTATTCAGAATTAATagatgtgagtttaagtgaaaACGAAGACGAATGGAATGATAAAGAAGAGTGTGAGGGAGGTACTAGTAGTACTGCCAGCGGATTTGTACAAGAAACAATACCGAATTCCATGGTTCGAAATTCGTCAGATAATGAAATTAACATCATCGACAAGACGGCTGAGTTCCTTTATGGAAGGGGAAATGAACTTGAAGAAGATTGTGCACAGCCATCTAGTTTCATCAAATCAGCGATGACAACATCATCGTCAATCGCCACTAGCTCATTTAGTTTAGAAGAAGTTGCTGAAGAAAGAGAGATGGATATAGCTGCTAGTGTTGAGTTGCAACTACCGGTAGTAACGGCTGGTTACACCGCTCAACCACCAAGCAGCAGCTATGCTGCGCCTCAATATGTTGAGATCATAGATATCTCAACCCCATCGCCTGACTGCAGAACTAGTTTATGCGGCAAAAAGAGAAGAATTTCTACTATTTGTCCTCAGATTATCGACCTTACCAAATCTCCAGCTTTTGTCCAACTATAAAAATgttggacatatatatatatctccaaaGCAAATATGAATAGGTCATGTTCAGTTTGTTCAATTCtaagtttgaataaaataatccattgtaataattaatattcaagGAAAATTTGAGTTTTACCATATTCGACTGATCATGTTCCAATGTAGGCAGGCACATTATAAGATCCATGAgcctatttttataaaaaaatatttgttatctTTACGTCAATGATTGGTAGACATTTGATTGAGAATTGATATTAGAATCCGAGTTCCAATATTATTTAGGACCTTTCCATTAGGATGATCACTTTATATGGCTCCTTAGACATGGCTACATAAATAATTCGTTCATGAACCGTTTGGGACCCTAATAAATTAGCCCTCTTGGACCTTCAAAgtttataaaaacaattaaatctgatagaaaaacatgaaaataggaGATACAAGAATTATTCAGCATATTTAGCTAGAGAATGactttatattaattttgactagttcgtaattttaaaataaacaagacAATGTGATTAAGAAAACTCTAAACCAACTAATTCACATTCATATATAACAGTGGATACTCATCTTAATAAGTGCATTTAAAATGTGATGACTTTGTGTGATTATGAAAGCATGTAACAGTGGATACTCATCTTCATAAGTTGTACCCCCTCTTTACTCTTTGATATgttgggaatttggagtttaGGATCATTGGGGAGGCCATTTGGAGGACCAAAGTCAAGACAATACTTTATTGAGGCGGCCGATTGGGAGACCtatatatgtatagtataaTACCATGTctttatttcacttttattttaatatgttgaTGTAATATTAGTCaactcttttaattattttattttataaaataaaagctgATCTAATAGTTGATAGAAATGCATCGATGGGATCAGCGGTGTCGATTCTTCGGAACCCGACCTCCTACTCCTCTCTAGGTGTGGTGCGTGTACTGCCCGCGCCGCCACAGACAGTGGTGGCCCCTCACTGATTATTCGTCTTACTTTCTAGTTGCTTTCTTATGTTTCCGCTTTCCCTAACCAAAGATTCAATGAAAGTGGATGAAGTTCCTTCCAGCCAGTCTAGACCAACATGTTGCAGCACACAACCTTTTACTGCAGCTTCTAGCTGTAGCTTTATAGTTTATTCAGCAGACTATTTTTAAAACCGTCACCAAGCGGTTTCCCCTTGTAGAAATTGGGTGTGAGCCATTTATTTGGCTCTGAAACtcgccttctattttttttttctgtgttgTAATATGTTGGTTTTTGAAAGACTGTAAGGGACTCCTATCCCAAACTTGTATTTTGTATCCGatagtttatctataaattttatttggagggaaaaaaaaagtatatagcataattcttaattaatttttcaagaGAGGTATGACTTAGTAATATCTTAATAATGGTTCACTTTGATGCTATATAAATTAAGTACTCTATATATGTCGGTTGAGATCAAAATGCTTCGATGACTTTGAtattatctaattttaagtcaattaatgaatttcattaaaataacaaGTAAAGGAATATTTATGACTTAGTGGATTACAATAACGAGATTGTtatgcatataaataaatatatattgtgatgAGGATGGGTTAACTGAAATGTTGGTTGTTTTGGGAGTGAAAGAGACCTTTTTCGCAACACCATCGGCGCAAGTGAAAGAGACTGaccaaaaatattatgtcaATGACCGATCAAAATTAGATGATACGATCGAGCTTTGAGGGAAGAGCCATGTGTTGGGTTTCTGTCCAGCTCCAATGCATCTTTCAATGGATCAGCAAGTCAATGTTTTCCTTGTActttgtacaaattattaaatGCGACGatgtgtgttttatttttatttttattttttatttttagaaaaagacggtattattattttattgtaatccATATTTATGATCGATGAATATCTTATACAAGAGCCTCACTTAAGATGGGTGAATACCTTATACAAAATGAAGTTTGAAGGTTACATTCATTATCTGATCAAAACTAATTAAGCTCTTTAAAACtatgtgaaaatgatttaaaataataaatattcacaaataaaaatctataaaagacaaaaataattaatgcctAAGGTTGTGAATACATGCACGATCCAAAATAACAAGATCATTCATATGTTTAGGAATTAAAACGGTcttttgtgatcaatttatCGTAATCAAAAGACTATTcgcaattaattttaattataaatagtcatttcgttagACTTAACTGGtcgtaaataaacaattttcttgtagttcGTAAAAATGTGACCATGTCATTCATGTGTTCTATAAGCaagaaacataattttatgttcAGCAACTTCATGAAGAAAATGGGTGTTAATCATGATCATGTGCTTGACAGGggaaaaattaaactgaagtaaaaaatatatgttaggTTAGTCTAATTAATTATGCTATACACCTCTAAATTAAAGTACTAAGAGGTGTAGACCATTTTTTTGGATCGCTTTCTTCCCTTCCTTCTCACTGCCAAAATCCTACAACCAGAGTTGTTGATTGCTATAGAGAGCAACCCCAACACCTGATCTAGTTCAGCTCCTTGGTGATCATGTTGCAGTACACACTACGTACGCCACCCTCTGTAACCCGGCAGCTACCGCTCTGTCTACATGATACTCAATCCATATATAGTTCGTACGTCTATGGTGATTTTATCTTGTTGCAACCACCCCTTTGCtatgggatttgaatttgactCCAACAAAAATTACACACTCCTTTGCTTGATTTGAATTCTAACCTGGTTTAATTGCGATTCATTATTCCCACTTCACTTAAACCTAGCTTtaacttgcatatatatatatatatatatatatatatatatatatattcatagaagattttaaatattatcaCATAAAGTGTCTAATTTTTTCAGGCCATTGAACAATAAATTCAAGTTGTAATTAAGTAGCTTCTCATATGGACTGTATATATTCATCAAATCAATGAATAAAGTTATGttcaaaagtatatataatctcaaataataataaaacaactttataattaaaattataatacatCAGTTGAATTGGATTTTCAGAGTATTAATCTAACATGAATATAATCAATCACCTTGTCCTATCAACATTTGCCGGCTTTTCCACATGATCAtgttctaaataaaaaacatgaatCCAGCTGCATTCATCAACAGAGACCATGCTGTAATTCTTGCAGGACCTGGAATTGTATGCAGCCCACTCACCCGCACATGAGAActtctaatttatgttaaaataaaatccacTCTATGGCTATGAATTATGATCTTTCTTCtccaataaaataatacattaattaattaaaaccgaTAATTAGCGGAGTCATAGGCAATAGAATGATATGGAAAACCTATTTAAACTACTGCTCTAAAGACTCGGCAAATTCTTCATCATATCTTGGGTCTGATCTCTCAGCAATATCTGCAGAAATGCCTAATGAAACTTGCCCGGATTTTCCCCCGAAATCCCTCCAACCCAAGCAAAAAGAAGGTAGGTTCTTCTCCAAGCTGCACCCAACAACCACCAAGTTCTCCAAGCCCAAGTCTTTGGAGGATTATCACGGAGGAGAATCTGCATCTGCTTCAGTTCCATTTGCGTGGGAGTCTCGACCAGGAACTCCAAAGGTCAAGTACTTGAACGAAGAAGTTACTCCTACTCTCCCTCCTCTCACTCCTCCACCTTCCTACTATTCCATTTCTCCCACAAAACGACCAACCACCAGAAAGAACTCCAGGCCCAGCACTCTTTTGCACGCCATCTTCCCTAAGCGAAATAACGCAAGCAAACCACGTCTCCCTTCATTGTCACCggcttcttcatcatcatcttcttcttcttcttcatcgttGTTTGCGTCTTCACCAATATCACGGTCCTATTCAGTGTCATCTTCTCCAGTAACAAAAGCGTCGAATCCTCGTCATAAACGGGATCAAATGCCAAACCCAAGGCTGTCTTTTGATCCGAGGTTGGACGACGAAGAGCAAGAAGATGAATTGCCTTCAGTTCCGGCCTTTCGCTTTAGTCTTGGAGGGAATGACAGGTCCAGAGGCTGCTATGCATCCGTTATCAAGGTATTGCTTAGAGatggtaaataaaataaacaaaaatggagTTCCCCCACTCTGTGCTGGAAGCTCCAGTTTGATTGTTTCCTACTTATGACATGCAGTACGTACTGAGAATATATTGTACAATCGAGTAGCTTGTCCAATGTCAACACTGATTCTTGGGtggatcaattatatatataaatgcccATTATTGAGCTATTAAGATCATATACTAATTAGTTTTGCTTCTTCCCTTCTTCTTGTGCATGCAATTAGAATAGGACGCTAGATCTGCgaattttcctatatatatagttgattaaCTGCATTCTGATGATCTCTTAATTTAGTAGATTTGAAGCGAAATCCAAAAGAAATCACTCAATTAGTCCATCTTGACGGTAGTATTAATGTAACTCTTTTAGAATAGTTTGATGAAGGGTTAAagctatttataaagaaaagtcGGTGCATGTGTAAATGCAAAACTTATGATCATCATCACACCCATTAAGTTATAAAGAAaagtcaaatacaaatattttgtacTGGTTAATTAATGTGATTGGGTTTCGCATCATAGTGTATAATTAATTTCGTGTCTTAATAAAGaacttgcaaatataattttggtAAGTTATAAAAACACCGAATCTTCATTGGATTGATCAGGCAATATCTATCGTTTCCCcccaaataatttatttacatttattttcatcatcttcaagaaatatattgtttcaagttttgaaagtgattctcatttttattttggccAAATTCTTGGCagaactattaattaattacgtatttaatttttaggtaataatttagattttttctttttgaaacttttttttataatttcgaATATTGAAGCTATTTAAGCCCGACTTTTATGATtcattaaataatttctctGTTAAGCATCTTTTCTCAAACTCAATTCTTTGTTTCAGTATATTAACTAGCCCGCATTAGAAGAATTCTAGAATTTGGCCCTGCATCAACGTAGAATTTAAACTGGATACCCCATGGAAAGTACATGTTTCAAACCATCAACCATACAGATGACCTGCAACGAATAAAGGGGCGGCACTGGTTGCCCAATGGAGTCTacgatgcttaagttagtaaCACAGTATGAGAATAAATGTATGTAAAGAATAAGTGAATCAAGTTGAGTATTTGTTACCTCATGTAGGCTatttatagaggttatttccttgGAGTGATAGAGTCTAATTTGCCTTGTGAactattttccttttaggagtctgagtctaTCACTTATTATGAGTCTGAGTCTATCTCCTATTAGCAATCTAAGTCATCATTAGGAGTCTGAGTCCCTTCTTAATTTTATCTCTTAGCTAAGATTGTGGCGGCTCAAATATCCATTCCAGTTGCTCTGCTAATTTTCTTTGTATTGGCACAtggaaaatttaatattttgtattctttGTACCTGCCTTTTACCCCGCTGGCTTGTGGGCGTATGCTTCCTTTTGTTTTCGCCTACCTTGCTTAGGGTCCATACTAGTTAGTGTATGGGTTGTCTCCACACCCTTTTGAAGCCTTAAaaggccttgagaatcttcaattCAATAatctgtaaaataaatttagaaaattgatCATTGGTTTCCCGTTCGGTCCCTGGTTTGTTGTTTGGTCCTtagttttctatttattttgtgctAAGGGCTCAGCTTGGAGAGATaggcgggagatgtactcgaccacaTTAGGTGTGAGTGCAGAGTtcgattttgagtttgtttactTGTGTGAGTGTTTGCCtgagagattgtttattgtcAGCGAATAGtgcatattttcatgattggttttttgtgtgtatttttgtgattgtttttGCTTTGGTTGGTAGTAATAGATTTTCTACCTCCTTGGTGTAAATTGTTGTTGGTATTATCTagttttgttgtttgttggtaGTGGTGGATTTTCTGCCCCTTGGTGAAATTTCTGTTGGTGTTCTCGTTTTGTTGTTTGCTTATAGTAACATGTGCTTAAGTGGTCAGGGTGTCCGTCAACCCCGTGGGTCCGTCTTAGGTGGTTGCTAGGCCCGTCGGCCCGTTCTCGAAGGTAACTCGCTCGAGGCAGTTGTAGAACCTAGTGGCTTGTTCCCGAAGGTAACCCGCTCGAGGCGGTTGTAGAATCTGTTCGCTCATTCCCTAAAGTAACCCGCTTGAGGCAGTTGTCGAGCCTGGTGGCTCGTACCCGTAGGTAACCCACTCGAGGCGGTTGTGGCGCGAGTATAAACACTCGGCATTTGCTAGAGAATATGTTGTGCTTGTACTCCTATCCAAGATAGAGGTTGGGTTGTCTAgagtgtggcgcccccgacccccatgtacgagaacacgggaatcgagacactcggatgatgacaacaaggtcacgcatcccaacgatagtgtcaagtgtgtgtacatacaacagtgtacaataacaacggaACAGAtaattaagtcaactaagtaccagaatttaaacacaatttaaaaatcagTAAAAGTGGTCTAAAAAGTTAtatagtcatccaaaataaatataatacaagtctcaaatacagatacgagtgatcccaaatcactcctcgggcggagccgaatcCTTAGGCTCACCCTCGGCCTCATTTGTATCAAAATCTGtattaccataaaacggtaccgcaggtaagtataaaccaaacaaccctcaagaataaaaatgcattaataatgcatgcatatgatgaaatatgcattattctcaaaacatcatttttctcgAAAATGAACATTcttcaacacacgccaaaatcctaTTTTGGTCCAAACATATccgtaaaatatttttccagaaaatgattcacacaaaatccatatctaacacacgctatttttctagaaaatagtCTAATAATCCATTTTATCATATGCACAATGATCTCTCCTAGGGActatccgcacgtcctggcttcgtagcgatgcccaatTCCTCGCCTAGCGTGTTCATGGCCAAGCATTCTCTACGCAACGAGTGATGCCCAGTTCAGTGCCCAgcgcgttcgtggccaagcattCTCTAGCCCCCTCCAGTAGAGGGGCCACGGACCATCACGTCCGATCCCGTTGTCGCCAAGCGAcaacccaggggacgtcactcagtatattccgctcctgagtgaccagaggagcttcaccgagataatgccccatctcgacttggggtcgtgacatacatgcacccaaaaatcctttaacacataaaaatctaattttcaataaaaccatgaacatgaatgcaattacacgaaaacccaattttatttacaaacacgatcatgcgtgcaaatatgccatgtacatgaaacGACACCAGtaaccaacaaccaacaattgccaacacaatccaatcacacaactaactccattctccaatccatccaaccccctTATTCCTCGGATTCAGTCCAGCATAACCAACCAGATCACAGTAAAataagttagtgcaaaaatacatttaaatcacaaaagttctttgagaaaatacttacaacgctatataataattttcgaaggatcacggagttgcaagaagtggcaacacagcaacagaacagtgccaaatgcactgtgggcgtgggtctcaaaaactcacttttgaacagggacaaaccaagacccgagattgctagggaatggcttagggatgtcggtgaagctagtggtggtggtggttggccatgggtggcggcgtagagggcggtttaaggccaaaatgctcaaaacgaaaatggagttggatggacttcaccggtgacagatcggagttAAGAATGGGTGTATTAGGTTGCTatgaggtcgaggatgaagtagTGAAAAAATGGTGACCGGAGGTGgcacgacggcggcgcgcgaacaCAAGAGGTGCCGCGGCTTTGCATCGTGCGTGCGGCCAAACGGCGGCGTGAGAGAGGCTAGGATTGAAGGGTGGTGGTTGCTGGCCGGTGGGGAAGGGAATGgaaggggcggtgtcggtcacaaCGGCGCACGACGGTGGCtggatggagaagaagaaaatgcacggggaagagggagagagggacgtTGCGTGCGGGAAGAGCAGGGGA is drawn from Juglans regia cultivar Chandler chromosome 5, Walnut 2.0, whole genome shotgun sequence and contains these coding sequences:
- the LOC109002431 gene encoding uncharacterized protein LOC109002431, which produces MRKKRGRSESSETPISRSEVEEKVGDGNVGKEGKRFFACYLLVSLSPRHKGHTYIGFTVNPRRRIRQHNGEIVSGAWRTKKKRPWEMVLCIYGFPSNVSALQFEWAWQHPNESLAVRKAAASFKSLSGIANKIKLAYTMLTLPAWQSLNITVNYFSTKYTNHYAGCPSLPEHMKVQVRPMDELPCYSELIDVSLSENEDEWNDKEECEGGTSSTASGFVQETIPNSMVRNSSDNEINIIDKTAEFLYGRGNELEEDCAQPSSFIKSAMTTSSSIATSSFSLEEVAEEREMDIAASVELQLPVVTAGYTAQPPSSSYAAPQYVEIIDISTPSPDCRTSLCGKKRRISTICPQIIDLTKSPAFVQL